A genomic region of Rhizobium sp. NXC24 contains the following coding sequences:
- a CDS encoding phage tail tip lysozyme, which translates to MAIANLRVPIAALPTADTSWLKTLQDSAGNALDTAAQNKAFEQNVIPAITGTAAPQQQPGFLGRLFGAKSVPAPAAQQQIAATNPAPVQGNVSAGTPNDIQNQFIDTVRSGGLTNPYGLAAVAATGRAESGWSPANVNAAWPDPSQSGQAGTAGGILSWRNERLANLRNFAQSQGEDPSNISPATQAKFFLQEDPTLVQRLNAAKSPQEAANIMANAWKFRGYDQAGGEAARRAALTQNYYSTQFANAQPQTAAPAAPTQVASLDPSIGILGPGAAAQMRATNPAPQAVPTATNFDPSTVTPDQMNALLGLVTANPGYVDPMVTTAYRQPAQTAASAPVNPPPQATQPATAPTANAGANMIAAAQPATRQNVTNDQIAAMVRNPYTRQVGLQLWQQVLTGKMAQPWSFVKLDDGTLARANASTGEVQSLGKFGSAKKELLSNGKGAFYDAESGQWIAPPEGMVGATEYGLAPIYGTDANGNTVIGQLAKDGTFQQTRLPAGFVPTPGVTSTDLGTSVITRNNKTGQIVDTQAKDVQGEAFQKKVGTDTGEQQANRIAAGSSLGSTLSSLDRLDAAANELSKDPDLGRVTGWSGLLPNVPGGKGASVQARLNTLKSQIGFSVLQAMRDASKTGGALGAISDKENELLQNNLASLSQAQSEEDLKAQLGRIRDYVAGAKARLSGAYKQMYGEDYQSPSVAPASGNTTSSGVKWSIEK; encoded by the coding sequence ATGGCGATCGCAAATCTCCGCGTCCCGATCGCAGCCCTCCCAACGGCTGACACCTCTTGGCTCAAGACGCTGCAGGATTCGGCCGGCAATGCGCTCGACACTGCTGCGCAGAACAAGGCCTTTGAACAGAACGTCATTCCGGCGATTACCGGCACGGCCGCGCCCCAACAGCAGCCGGGATTTCTCGGTCGGTTGTTCGGTGCCAAGAGCGTTCCGGCCCCGGCGGCTCAGCAGCAGATTGCAGCCACGAACCCCGCGCCTGTGCAGGGAAATGTCTCGGCCGGCACGCCGAACGATATCCAGAATCAGTTCATCGACACGGTGCGCAGCGGCGGTCTGACGAACCCCTATGGCTTGGCCGCGGTTGCCGCCACCGGGCGCGCGGAAAGCGGCTGGTCGCCTGCGAACGTCAACGCTGCATGGCCCGATCCCTCGCAGAGCGGCCAAGCGGGAACCGCAGGCGGCATCCTGTCGTGGCGCAATGAGCGGCTTGCCAACCTGCGCAATTTCGCACAGTCGCAGGGCGAAGACCCGTCGAACATTTCCCCGGCCACGCAGGCGAAGTTCTTCCTTCAGGAAGATCCGACGCTTGTTCAGCGCCTGAACGCTGCCAAGAGCCCGCAGGAGGCCGCGAACATCATGGCGAATGCGTGGAAGTTCCGCGGTTACGATCAGGCCGGCGGCGAGGCCGCGCGACGTGCCGCGCTGACGCAAAACTACTACAGCACGCAGTTTGCCAATGCTCAGCCGCAGACGGCCGCTCCGGCCGCGCCGACGCAGGTTGCGAGCCTTGACCCGTCGATCGGCATTCTTGGCCCGGGTGCGGCCGCACAGATGCGAGCCACCAATCCGGCACCACAGGCGGTCCCCACTGCGACGAATTTCGACCCTAGCACGGTCACTCCCGATCAGATGAACGCGTTGCTTGGACTGGTCACGGCGAACCCGGGTTATGTCGACCCCATGGTGACGACTGCATATCGGCAGCCTGCCCAGACCGCAGCGTCAGCACCGGTCAATCCTCCTCCGCAAGCAACTCAGCCCGCAACCGCGCCGACCGCAAACGCCGGAGCGAACATGATCGCCGCCGCGCAGCCGGCAACGCGCCAGAACGTCACAAACGACCAGATCGCTGCCATGGTGCGCAATCCCTATACGCGCCAAGTCGGATTGCAGCTCTGGCAGCAGGTGCTTACCGGTAAGATGGCTCAGCCGTGGTCTTTCGTGAAGCTCGATGACGGCACGCTTGCCAGGGCGAACGCATCGACCGGGGAAGTTCAGAGCCTCGGCAAGTTCGGTAGCGCGAAAAAGGAACTGCTCAGCAACGGGAAGGGTGCCTTCTATGACGCCGAAAGCGGCCAATGGATTGCGCCTCCCGAGGGGATGGTTGGTGCAACGGAATACGGCCTGGCGCCGATCTACGGTACGGACGCCAACGGCAATACCGTCATTGGTCAGCTTGCCAAGGATGGCACCTTCCAGCAAACGAGACTGCCGGCCGGATTCGTGCCGACGCCTGGTGTCACCAGCACGGACCTCGGTACGTCCGTCATCACCCGCAACAACAAAACTGGCCAGATTGTCGACACGCAAGCGAAAGATGTTCAGGGCGAGGCGTTTCAGAAGAAAGTCGGCACTGATACGGGCGAACAGCAGGCCAACCGGATCGCCGCGGGTTCGTCGCTCGGAAGCACGCTTTCTAGCCTCGATCGACTCGACGCCGCAGCAAACGAGCTTTCCAAGGATCCGGACCTCGGCCGCGTAACGGGTTGGTCTGGGCTGCTGCCGAACGTTCCCGGCGGCAAGGGCGCAAGCGTACAGGCCCGCTTGAACACGCTGAAATCCCAGATCGGCTTCAGCGTCCTGCAGGCGATGCGTGACGCCTCCAAAACCGGGGGTGCGCTCGGCGCCATCTCGGACAAGGAAAATGAGCTGTTGCAGAACAATCTTGCATCTCTAAGCCAGGCACAGAGCGAGGAAGATCTCAAAGCGCAGCTCGGGCGCATCCGCGACTATGTTGCCGGCGCAAAGGCTCGTCTCTCCGGTGCCTATAAGCAGATGTATGGCGAGGACTATCAATCGCCATCCGTCGCCCCGGCGTCGGGTAACACGACTTCCTCCGGTGTGAAGTGGAGCATTGAAAAATGA